Proteins from a genomic interval of Novipirellula aureliae:
- a CDS encoding prolyl oligopeptidase family serine peptidase codes for MFRILFCFFAFTVVAGANADEPTSNAVPETQNPKHPMHYPPTSSVDVTDNYYGHEVSDPYRWLEDTESRATAEWIEAQNQVTDGYLESLPQRPAMRKRLEELWNYERYDMPIAKGGRYIYTHNNGLQDQSILYKAQTLGTDRTVFIDPNTLSEDGTVALAGIKLSSDGEWCAYSLADGGSDWRTWKVRNVQTGEDLPDLVEWVKFSGIAWMPDNSGFFYARYAQPVEGETLLGTNENQRLFFHKLGDDQSQDQLIFERPDEPKWGFSPSVTDDGDYLIIHNSKSTDPESQIFYKDLGDPTAKVEPLIVGFDAEYEVVASQGKRIFVMTDNDAPKRRLIAVTVGDNDRAEWEEMVPQCDDVLQSASLFGETFYLNYLKDAHSRVARRSLAGEPLEDLPLPGVGTVYGFGGRDDATETFFSFTNYVTPESIYRVDLRNGQTSLWRSPEIAIDTDNFVTEQIFATSKDGTRVPIIVTRRRDTKLDGSNRTLLYGYGGFNISITPSFSPANAAWIDSGGVYAVATLRGGGEYGREWHEAGMRLKKQNVFDDFISAAEHLIDAGYTKSNLLAVQGRSNGGLLVGAVMTQRPELFGACLPGVGVMDMMRYHQFTIGWAWVGEYGSSEEEDQVENLLSYSPLHNLKPGTCYPATLITTADRDDRVVPGHSFKFAAALQAAQSCEAPTLIRIETRAGHGAGTPVSKRIDEYADLWSFLMANLR; via the coding sequence ATGTTTAGAATTCTGTTCTGTTTTTTTGCGTTTACGGTCGTTGCGGGTGCGAACGCTGATGAGCCAACCTCCAACGCTGTACCCGAAACACAAAATCCAAAGCATCCGATGCACTATCCACCGACGTCCTCGGTTGACGTTACCGACAATTACTACGGCCACGAAGTATCCGACCCCTACCGATGGTTGGAGGATACCGAGAGTCGCGCAACAGCTGAATGGATCGAGGCACAAAACCAGGTTACGGACGGCTATCTGGAATCACTACCTCAGCGTCCTGCGATGCGAAAACGGCTTGAAGAACTATGGAATTACGAACGCTACGACATGCCCATCGCCAAAGGTGGCCGCTACATCTACACGCATAACAATGGCTTGCAAGATCAGAGTATTTTGTACAAAGCTCAGACTCTCGGCACCGACCGAACCGTTTTCATTGATCCCAACACGTTAAGCGAAGATGGCACCGTCGCACTTGCTGGGATCAAGCTCAGCAGCGATGGGGAATGGTGTGCCTACTCTCTTGCCGATGGTGGCAGCGATTGGCGAACTTGGAAAGTCCGAAACGTTCAAACCGGTGAGGATCTACCCGATCTCGTTGAGTGGGTCAAGTTCAGCGGTATTGCTTGGATGCCCGACAATAGCGGATTCTTCTATGCTCGCTATGCTCAGCCTGTCGAAGGCGAAACCTTGCTCGGCACGAATGAAAACCAACGTTTGTTCTTTCACAAGCTTGGTGACGATCAATCCCAAGATCAACTCATTTTCGAACGACCCGATGAACCAAAATGGGGCTTTTCACCATCGGTTACCGATGATGGTGACTACTTGATTATCCACAACAGCAAAAGCACCGATCCCGAATCCCAAATTTTCTATAAAGACTTGGGTGATCCCACTGCGAAGGTTGAACCTTTGATCGTTGGTTTTGATGCCGAGTACGAAGTTGTCGCATCACAGGGCAAGCGAATTTTTGTGATGACCGACAACGATGCCCCCAAGCGTCGTTTGATCGCGGTAACCGTTGGGGATAACGATCGAGCGGAGTGGGAGGAAATGGTTCCCCAGTGCGACGATGTCTTGCAGTCCGCTAGTTTGTTTGGTGAAACATTTTATTTGAATTACTTGAAAGATGCTCACAGCCGGGTTGCTCGCCGTTCCCTCGCCGGCGAGCCTCTTGAAGATCTGCCGCTTCCCGGTGTCGGAACCGTCTATGGTTTCGGCGGACGTGATGATGCAACAGAAACATTTTTTAGTTTTACGAACTATGTTACCCCTGAATCAATTTACCGTGTTGATCTACGAAATGGCCAAACCTCGCTTTGGCGGTCACCGGAAATTGCGATCGACACCGACAACTTTGTCACCGAGCAAATCTTTGCTACGAGCAAAGATGGGACTCGGGTGCCAATCATTGTAACTCGCCGTCGCGATACGAAGCTTGATGGATCGAACCGAACGCTACTGTATGGCTACGGCGGATTCAATATCTCGATCACGCCTTCGTTTTCGCCTGCCAACGCTGCCTGGATTGACAGTGGCGGTGTGTATGCGGTCGCAACACTTCGCGGCGGTGGAGAGTACGGACGAGAATGGCACGAAGCAGGAATGCGACTCAAGAAGCAGAACGTGTTCGACGATTTTATCTCAGCCGCGGAACATTTGATCGATGCCGGCTACACGAAGAGCAATCTGTTAGCCGTTCAAGGACGCAGTAACGGCGGTCTGCTCGTCGGTGCCGTGATGACACAACGGCCCGAATTGTTTGGCGCCTGCTTACCTGGGGTCGGGGTCATGGACATGATGCGTTATCACCAATTCACGATCGGTTGGGCTTGGGTCGGCGAATATGGCAGTAGTGAAGAGGAGGACCAAGTCGAAAACCTGCTTTCCTATTCACCGCTGCACAATTTAAAACCGGGAACGTGTTATCCAGCGACCCTGATCACCACGGCGGATCGAGACGACCGAGTCGTTCCCGGCCACAGCTTTAAATTCGCCGCAGCGTTACAAGCGGCGCAAAGTTGTGAAGCTCCAACATTGATCCGTATTGAAACCAGAGCTGGCCACGGCGCGGGCACGCCCGTCAGTAAACGAATCGACGAGTACGCGGATCTGTGGTCATTCTTGATGGCGAATTTGCGGTAA
- a CDS encoding HlyD family efflux transporter periplasmic adaptor subunit: protein MLVLLLVVAAVSASGWYGYSYLDDRAAGIKQEDLITATVCVGPFDHIVIEQGEIESSSNIEVICEVEARGGSGTPILWVIDEGTRVSKGDKLVELDASQLEVTLKDNRIQVITAESALASANALLEQATIARQEYLEGVYKTEEKAIQSEIAIAEQELRKAQLALESSERLVAKGLVKSLQLDADRYSVANASNQLESAKGRLTVLQELTRKKMLVQFDSDINAAKADVAAKQSSFEEERQELLDVQEQIANCVIYAPADGVVVHANRYSRRGGDSEFVVEAGATVRERQAIIRLPDPTRMQVKCKVNESRITLIEPGMPARIAIDAIVGMELRGVVVKVNRYAEPGSWYSSSIKEYAVWIEIIDPPDNIRTGMTAEAQIFVEQLDDAIQIPIQGLYEHGGEMYSLVQKGPQTFETRKVKVDATNDAMASITDGVEEDESIVLNLRSHLSLLDLPELDQVDNSDMRDISERMRNETGDGENSLRTDLEASIANADPSMVEKMESRIRSDGNPDGSSGAALGGMPNPAAIAGLSMDLYDTDSDGMISTTEIDAIDDPNRRDSMSAADTNGDGNVSRAELIEAIRKRTGNASGGPGGRGGGERS from the coding sequence CTGTTAGTACTTCTGCTGGTCGTGGCCGCTGTTTCGGCCTCCGGATGGTACGGCTACTCCTACTTGGACGATCGAGCCGCTGGAATCAAACAGGAAGACTTGATCACAGCGACGGTATGCGTCGGCCCGTTTGATCATATCGTGATTGAGCAAGGCGAGATCGAAAGCAGTAGCAATATCGAAGTCATTTGCGAAGTCGAGGCTCGCGGTGGTAGCGGCACACCAATCTTGTGGGTGATCGACGAAGGAACTCGCGTCAGCAAGGGCGACAAATTGGTCGAGCTTGATGCATCGCAACTTGAGGTGACGCTCAAAGACAATCGAATACAAGTGATCACCGCGGAGTCGGCGTTAGCCAGTGCCAATGCGTTGTTAGAACAAGCAACGATTGCTCGCCAGGAATACCTTGAAGGGGTGTACAAAACCGAGGAGAAAGCGATTCAGAGCGAAATCGCCATCGCCGAGCAAGAGCTTCGCAAGGCTCAATTGGCGCTCGAAAGTAGCGAACGATTGGTTGCCAAAGGACTCGTTAAATCGCTACAGCTCGACGCGGATCGCTACAGCGTTGCCAACGCCAGTAATCAGCTCGAATCTGCAAAGGGCAGACTGACCGTGTTACAGGAATTGACTCGCAAGAAAATGTTAGTCCAATTCGATAGTGATATTAATGCAGCCAAGGCGGACGTTGCCGCCAAACAAAGCTCCTTCGAAGAGGAACGTCAAGAATTGCTAGATGTCCAAGAGCAGATCGCGAATTGTGTCATCTATGCACCTGCCGACGGAGTCGTCGTCCATGCGAACCGCTACAGCCGTCGGGGTGGCGATTCCGAATTTGTTGTCGAAGCAGGCGCGACGGTACGTGAGCGTCAAGCAATTATTCGATTGCCCGACCCGACAAGGATGCAAGTCAAATGTAAAGTCAACGAGTCACGGATTACTCTGATTGAACCAGGGATGCCGGCTCGCATTGCAATTGATGCCATTGTCGGCATGGAACTTCGCGGTGTGGTCGTTAAGGTGAATCGATACGCGGAACCAGGTAGTTGGTATAGCTCCTCGATCAAGGAATACGCTGTTTGGATTGAAATCATCGATCCGCCCGACAACATCCGTACCGGGATGACTGCCGAGGCACAAATCTTTGTCGAACAACTTGACGATGCGATCCAAATACCCATTCAGGGATTGTACGAGCACGGCGGCGAAATGTACTCTCTCGTGCAAAAAGGTCCACAAACATTTGAAACTCGCAAGGTCAAAGTCGACGCGACCAATGATGCAATGGCTAGTATTACCGATGGCGTTGAGGAAGACGAATCGATCGTCTTGAATCTGCGTTCACATTTGTCGTTGCTGGATCTGCCCGAACTTGATCAAGTCGACAATAGTGACATGCGAGACATTTCCGAGCGAATGCGAAATGAAACGGGCGATGGAGAGAATTCCTTGCGGACCGATTTGGAGGCGTCCATTGCCAACGCGGATCCATCGATGGTGGAAAAGATGGAATCTCGAATTCGCTCGGATGGCAACCCAGACGGTTCTAGCGGAGCGGCACTCGGCGGGATGCCAAACCCCGCCGCGATCGCTGGGCTTAGCATGGATCTTTACGACACCGATTCCGACGGAATGATCTCAACAACCGAGATCGACGCAATCGATGATCCCAATCGTCGCGATTCGATGAGTGCAGCTGATACCAACGGCGATGGAAACGTCAGCCGAGCGGAATTGATCGAAGCGATTCGCAAACGAACGGGCAATGCAAGCGGTGGCCCCGGCGGTCGCGGTGGAGGCGAGCGTTCATGA
- a CDS encoding ComEC/Rec2 family competence protein — MTSAAKTRIDSNSDGPIHDFWARHPLLILAIAFAAGIAIDSCLPHRLAVRQAAWMVVASATIVTFFFGTNAIRRVAIAVLFFAFAGLYHAYCDARYQSASILSIATTDGEPTILEGVIMRPIVIRKNPLGDWPRHQEESPWQSIIQLNLRKIRIEDRFEPCRGHVHVVCTGYLAALRPGDELRVFGQLQQINHPTNPGELDLRKVYRHRGIHARVDVDAEEQVVLLGSRFALDRPIASIATRSRELLLKYTGDTMGPLAVALVIGQREFVDSETRDLLLVTGTAHLLSVSGLHLAIVIVLASWTATLLRFPLGIRIGFILTVCCLYTAITGGRPPVMRAAVLVAVVMTAIWLRRPAQPINTLSMAGLLLMILNPENLFHVGVQLSFVAVGTLFLCGQRVIQSSRGAEIAVENEEQLDRLIHSVAPAFVRYGRYVLIRLGRAVWYSGCVSLISMPLVWHQFHVVSFVSVATNVLLSPFLFWSLANGVLTVIGGSIFEPLAIVPGCLCGWGLATMHWVIAVAATVPAGHFWLPSPPAGMVVLFYGVMIASLSFRGRFASSFRYAWIPTWGLAAWFFAMNPSPLPEGTLQATFVDVGHGTSVVIRGSDGHVWLYDCGRLANIGGSSRDIDSVLWSTGTTRIDAVFLSHADSDHYNALPGILERFRVDRIVTPPGLLMESESGLIAVRKAIEEANVAVVELTDLSNRPFLFQTASQEHHAFKVLHPPAGGVDGSDNANSLVLQIEHYGSTLLLPGDLEPPGTQVLIDKPRPKPGGVLMAPHHGSLTMDAEAILQWSRPADVIVSGGKRAKKPEVQRMLNAYGSEVHVTANLGAICVTIDRDGKIRVASWDAPQQ; from the coding sequence TTGACGAGCGCTGCGAAAACGAGGATCGATTCGAATTCGGATGGCCCGATCCACGATTTTTGGGCGAGGCACCCGTTGTTGATTTTGGCAATAGCATTTGCGGCGGGGATTGCGATCGATTCGTGCCTGCCGCACCGTCTCGCCGTTCGGCAAGCCGCTTGGATGGTGGTGGCGTCAGCGACGATTGTCACGTTTTTCTTTGGAACAAACGCGATTCGCCGCGTTGCGATTGCGGTTCTGTTTTTTGCATTCGCTGGACTCTATCATGCCTACTGCGACGCTCGTTATCAATCGGCTTCGATACTCTCGATCGCAACAACGGATGGCGAGCCAACCATCCTTGAGGGCGTCATCATGCGTCCGATCGTGATCCGCAAAAACCCGCTTGGCGATTGGCCTCGTCATCAAGAGGAATCGCCTTGGCAATCGATCATCCAACTCAATCTACGAAAAATACGCATTGAAGATCGATTCGAGCCATGTCGTGGGCATGTTCACGTCGTTTGCACTGGTTATTTGGCCGCCTTGCGACCGGGTGACGAGCTTCGCGTTTTTGGACAGCTTCAACAAATCAATCACCCAACCAATCCGGGTGAGCTGGATTTGCGAAAGGTGTATCGGCACCGAGGCATCCATGCGCGAGTCGATGTTGACGCCGAAGAGCAAGTTGTTTTGCTCGGTAGCCGGTTTGCGTTGGATCGTCCTATCGCCTCGATCGCCACTCGAAGCCGAGAACTGCTCCTCAAGTATACCGGCGACACGATGGGACCGTTGGCCGTTGCCTTGGTGATCGGTCAACGTGAGTTTGTCGATTCGGAAACTCGTGATCTCCTGTTGGTGACGGGAACCGCTCACTTGCTAAGCGTCAGTGGGCTGCATCTGGCGATTGTCATTGTTCTCGCTAGCTGGACGGCGACGCTGCTCCGGTTTCCTCTTGGGATTCGAATCGGATTTATCTTGACCGTGTGTTGTCTCTACACCGCGATTACGGGCGGTCGTCCACCCGTCATGCGAGCAGCCGTCTTGGTCGCGGTCGTGATGACCGCGATCTGGCTACGGCGTCCAGCACAGCCGATCAATACCCTATCGATGGCTGGTTTACTATTGATGATATTGAATCCTGAAAATCTTTTTCATGTCGGAGTTCAATTGTCATTTGTCGCGGTAGGAACGTTGTTTTTGTGTGGCCAACGCGTTATCCAATCGTCACGCGGTGCCGAAATCGCGGTTGAGAATGAGGAGCAACTCGATCGGCTCATCCACAGCGTAGCGCCGGCGTTCGTTCGCTACGGGCGGTATGTCTTGATACGACTGGGGCGTGCGGTTTGGTATTCGGGATGCGTCAGTTTGATCAGTATGCCCTTGGTGTGGCATCAATTCCATGTCGTTTCGTTCGTCAGTGTCGCGACCAATGTGCTGCTAAGTCCGTTCTTGTTTTGGTCACTGGCCAATGGAGTCTTGACCGTCATAGGCGGGTCGATTTTCGAACCGTTGGCCATCGTCCCCGGGTGCCTTTGTGGATGGGGTTTGGCGACGATGCACTGGGTGATTGCAGTTGCTGCGACCGTTCCGGCGGGCCATTTCTGGTTGCCTTCCCCACCCGCAGGGATGGTTGTTTTGTTTTATGGCGTCATGATTGCGTCTCTCTCGTTTCGTGGACGTTTCGCTTCATCGTTTCGTTATGCATGGATACCCACATGGGGATTGGCGGCATGGTTCTTTGCCATGAATCCATCGCCATTGCCCGAAGGAACGCTGCAGGCGACTTTTGTCGACGTTGGCCATGGGACGAGTGTCGTCATACGCGGTAGCGACGGTCATGTTTGGTTATACGATTGCGGTCGACTCGCCAATATCGGCGGCAGTAGTCGCGACATTGATTCGGTCCTTTGGTCGACCGGTACGACGCGGATCGATGCGGTTTTCTTGTCTCATGCCGATTCAGACCACTACAACGCTTTACCAGGTATCCTAGAGAGATTCCGAGTCGACCGAATCGTCACACCACCCGGCTTGCTTATGGAATCGGAATCGGGTTTGATCGCCGTCCGGAAAGCGATCGAGGAGGCAAACGTTGCGGTGGTTGAATTGACGGACCTTTCCAATCGACCGTTCTTATTCCAGACCGCTTCCCAAGAGCACCATGCGTTTAAGGTTTTGCATCCGCCCGCAGGCGGGGTCGATGGAAGTGACAACGCGAACAGTTTGGTGTTGCAGATCGAACATTACGGATCAACGTTGCTATTGCCGGGCGACTTGGAACCGCCTGGGACGCAAGTGTTGATCGATAAGCCGCGGCCAAAGCCAGGCGGTGTGTTGATGGCTCCCCATCACGGCAGCTTGACGATGGACGCGGAGGCGATTTTGCAATGGTCGCGGCCAGCCGATGTGATCGTTAGCGGCGGCAAGCGAGCGAAAAAGCCGGAGGTCCAACGAATGCTAAATGCCTACGGTTCGGAGGTGCATGTCACCGCTAATCTCGGTGCAATCTGCGTCACGATCGACCGCGACGGAAAAATAAGGGTGGCCTCTTGGGATGCTCCGCAGCAATAG
- a CDS encoding ABC transporter permease, which yields MLWLRTWRLGIKSLSLHPLRTCLTMLGILIGVWSVIVLTAISQGASDQVQKQIESLGANTIILRSIKPPEEKLAGMSAAKYGLLRTDLEQVLGGVPTVESAVPIREIRRQIAFRDRMIDGRLVGSTALYDDINNLAIRKNGGRFLSDADGFQKSTVCVISSGVAEKLFPYEEPLGKRIYVPESEDYYKIVGVLEHRNPSAAIGGSLDSQDFSADVYVPIETLRQRVGDTIMTRRSGQFQVEIMELNQITLQVASVDQVRTTAAMIESMLGPKHADINDIAVVVPLELLEQARNLRMMFLGIGVLIACISLMVGGIGIMNIMLASVTERTREIGIRRALGAKRGDIVRQFLVETLVLSFAGATLGILLGFLGPSMYRVLLFSVRIGMPDKFAALPDAIREAEPAIVVATIPLAVLIAVAVGLISGLYPAVRAARMNPIEALRHE from the coding sequence ATGCTCTGGTTGCGAACTTGGCGGCTCGGCATCAAGAGTCTTTCGCTGCATCCGCTACGAACTTGCCTGACAATGCTCGGCATCCTGATTGGCGTATGGTCGGTCATCGTATTGACAGCCATTAGTCAAGGCGCGTCCGATCAAGTGCAAAAGCAAATCGAATCGCTTGGCGCCAATACGATTATTCTTCGCAGCATTAAACCGCCCGAGGAAAAATTGGCGGGCATGTCGGCCGCGAAATACGGTTTGTTGAGAACCGATCTCGAACAGGTACTTGGCGGAGTTCCGACGGTTGAATCGGCGGTCCCCATTCGCGAGATTCGTCGGCAAATTGCTTTTCGAGATCGCATGATCGATGGACGACTCGTCGGCAGCACGGCTCTCTATGATGATATCAATAACCTTGCGATTCGAAAAAATGGGGGCCGGTTTTTAAGCGATGCGGACGGTTTTCAGAAATCGACGGTCTGCGTGATTTCATCAGGCGTCGCCGAAAAACTCTTTCCCTACGAAGAGCCGCTCGGGAAACGAATCTATGTTCCCGAGAGTGAGGATTATTACAAAATCGTGGGTGTGCTTGAGCATCGCAATCCCTCCGCTGCGATCGGTGGCTCTCTCGATTCTCAAGACTTCTCTGCGGATGTTTACGTCCCCATTGAAACGCTTCGGCAACGGGTGGGTGACACGATCATGACCCGCCGTAGCGGCCAATTTCAAGTTGAGATCATGGAGTTGAACCAAATCACGTTGCAAGTCGCTTCGGTCGATCAAGTACGGACCACCGCAGCGATGATCGAGTCGATGCTTGGCCCCAAACATGCCGATATCAATGACATCGCCGTCGTCGTCCCACTTGAACTGCTCGAGCAGGCTCGGAATTTGCGGATGATGTTTCTAGGTATCGGCGTTCTAATCGCTTGTATTTCGCTGATGGTGGGCGGGATTGGCATTATGAACATCATGTTGGCCAGTGTGACCGAGCGGACGCGTGAAATTGGGATCCGGCGTGCTCTCGGCGCCAAACGCGGTGATATTGTTCGGCAATTCTTGGTCGAAACGTTGGTCTTGAGTTTTGCAGGTGCCACTCTCGGTATTTTACTGGGATTCCTGGGGCCTTCGATGTACCGAGTTTTATTGTTCAGCGTTCGAATTGGTATGCCGGACAAGTTTGCGGCATTGCCCGATGCGATTCGTGAAGCGGAACCGGCAATTGTGGTGGCGACGATTCCCTTGGCCGTCTTGATTGCAGTTGCCGTCGGTTTGATCAGCGGATTGTACCCCGCCGTACGGGCAGCAAGAATGAACCCCATCGAAGCACTTCGCCACGAATAG
- a CDS encoding ABC transporter ATP-binding protein, with the protein MATSIRDLKKEWVLKSETVRALRGVSFEVPEGDYIAIMGPSGSGKSTLLNLLGCLDKPTSGTLMLGDDDIGSLNDDQLAEIRSQRIGFVFQAYNLIQQLSVVENIEVPLYYQGKIGPAERKRAIELAERVGLADRLDHRPTQLSGGQQQRVAIARSLINDPFFILADEPTGNLDSVTTDEILAIFDQFNDEGRTIIMVTHEDELADRAKRVIRLKDGMLALDATVSEEKRTATRIAQRKAVEELLARTG; encoded by the coding sequence ATGGCGACTTCGATCCGAGATTTGAAGAAGGAGTGGGTGCTCAAAAGCGAAACCGTGCGTGCGCTCCGTGGCGTTTCGTTCGAGGTTCCCGAAGGTGACTACATCGCGATTATGGGACCGTCTGGTAGCGGCAAGAGTACGCTGCTAAACCTGCTCGGTTGTCTCGACAAACCGACCTCCGGTACCCTCATGCTTGGCGACGACGACATCGGAAGCCTGAATGATGATCAGTTGGCCGAAATCAGAAGTCAACGTATCGGATTTGTCTTTCAAGCTTACAACTTGATTCAACAACTAAGTGTGGTCGAGAACATTGAAGTCCCTTTGTACTACCAAGGTAAGATTGGTCCGGCGGAACGCAAAAGAGCAATCGAACTTGCCGAACGTGTTGGGCTGGCCGACCGCCTCGATCATCGACCGACTCAATTGTCGGGTGGGCAACAACAACGCGTCGCGATTGCTCGGAGTTTGATCAATGACCCTTTCTTTATCTTGGCGGATGAACCGACGGGGAACCTCGACTCGGTGACGACGGATGAGATCTTAGCGATCTTTGACCAATTCAACGACGAGGGTCGTACGATCATCATGGTAACGCATGAAGATGAATTGGCGGACCGCGCAAAACGCGTGATTCGACTCAAAGATGGCATGCTCGCCCTCGATGCAACCGTCAGCGAAGAGAAACGAACGGCAACTCGAATTGCTCAACGCAAAGCGGTTGAAGAATTACTGGCACGAACAGGTTAA
- a CDS encoding UTP--glucose-1-phosphate uridylyltransferase gives MSVPAARFDILQKRLSEHSQTQVLRFWDQLDDQGKQHLASQLEEIDLDLISHLIADKDEKPDFAAIAAAATAPPAVRADGSGAAWTTEQAFERGEAALRAGEVGAILVAGGQGTRLGFDQPKGMFPVGPVSGRTLFQVFADRLLAIEALYGKAIPFYIMTSDATDAQTRAYFEANDYLGLKQDNVRIFRQGTMPAIDAKTGKLLLASKDSLALSPDGHGGTVRALKRSGTLQDAHNRGVKMLAYIQVDNPLANLADPTLIGHHLLANSELTTQAIRKRYAMEKVGNLAQSDGVVQVIEYSDLPVEAAEATDDNGDLKLWAGSIGIHVIDVAFLDRVANEASALPFHRANKKVAYVNEAGERVEPTEPNAVKFEKFIFDLLPKAQNAFVVEVLPSEGFAPVKNADGAENDTPMLAKKAIVDLSRKWLEAAGATIAEGVMVEINPRFALTPDQLREKIPANLHVDEDRYFDRGHFDRE, from the coding sequence ATGAGCGTCCCCGCTGCGAGGTTTGACATACTCCAAAAACGTTTGTCCGAGCATTCGCAAACTCAGGTGTTGCGGTTTTGGGACCAGCTTGATGATCAGGGCAAGCAGCATTTGGCTTCACAGCTCGAAGAGATCGATCTCGACTTGATCAGCCATTTGATCGCTGACAAAGACGAAAAGCCTGATTTTGCTGCGATTGCCGCGGCCGCCACCGCGCCGCCTGCTGTACGGGCCGACGGAAGCGGCGCGGCGTGGACAACCGAGCAGGCGTTCGAGCGAGGCGAGGCGGCATTGCGTGCGGGTGAAGTCGGTGCGATTTTGGTTGCTGGCGGTCAGGGAACGCGTCTCGGCTTCGATCAACCCAAGGGGATGTTTCCGGTCGGCCCGGTTTCAGGCCGAACGCTGTTTCAAGTCTTCGCAGATCGCTTGTTGGCGATCGAGGCCTTGTACGGCAAAGCGATACCGTTTTACATCATGACCAGTGATGCAACGGACGCACAAACTCGAGCGTACTTTGAAGCCAATGATTATCTGGGCCTCAAGCAAGACAACGTGCGGATTTTCCGCCAAGGCACCATGCCAGCGATCGATGCCAAAACCGGCAAACTGCTGCTGGCTTCGAAGGACTCGCTGGCACTCAGTCCCGATGGGCACGGTGGCACGGTTCGAGCGTTGAAGCGGAGTGGGACGCTCCAAGACGCTCACAACCGAGGGGTCAAAATGTTGGCCTACATACAAGTCGACAACCCGCTCGCGAACCTGGCTGACCCCACCTTGATCGGACATCACTTATTGGCAAACAGTGAATTGACGACGCAGGCCATCCGTAAACGCTATGCGATGGAAAAGGTGGGCAACTTGGCTCAGTCCGATGGTGTCGTTCAAGTCATTGAGTACAGTGATTTGCCGGTCGAAGCGGCAGAGGCTACGGACGACAATGGCGACCTGAAGTTATGGGCTGGCAGTATTGGAATTCATGTCATTGACGTCGCGTTTTTGGACCGAGTCGCCAACGAAGCGAGTGCATTGCCGTTCCACCGAGCGAATAAAAAGGTGGCCTATGTCAACGAAGCGGGCGAACGCGTCGAACCAACCGAACCGAATGCAGTGAAATTCGAAAAGTTCATTTTTGATCTCTTGCCGAAAGCCCAAAACGCGTTTGTCGTTGAAGTCTTGCCCAGCGAGGGTTTTGCGCCGGTCAAGAACGCGGACGGAGCCGAGAATGACACGCCCATGTTGGCTAAAAAAGCCATTGTCGATCTGAGCCGCAAGTGGCTCGAAGCTGCCGGGGCGACGATCGCCGAAGGAGTGATGGTTGAAATCAATCCTCGATTTGCGTTGACGCCGGATCAATTGCGTGAAAAGATTCCCGCAAACTTGCACGTCGATGAAGATCGCTACTTCGATAGAGGTCACTTCGACAGGGAATGA
- the fliW gene encoding flagellar assembly protein FliW, producing the protein MKIDTNRFGQLNLHCDELFLFPQGLIGMESLRQWALIPDSQTPTVAWLQSVTAGNRAIPLISPRAFFEDYRINIGRRDLGSLQLRTGCELYVMTTLSGHSEKLTTNLRAPVLLNLDRRLGCQVIADNEWPIQQPMPLSTQASLSSLVVQRRAA; encoded by the coding sequence ATGAAAATCGATACGAACCGCTTCGGACAATTGAACCTCCACTGCGACGAATTGTTTCTGTTTCCGCAGGGGCTGATCGGGATGGAATCGCTTCGACAATGGGCATTAATCCCTGATTCACAAACGCCGACCGTGGCGTGGCTGCAAAGCGTTACCGCAGGCAATCGTGCTATACCGTTGATCAGCCCTCGAGCCTTCTTTGAAGACTATCGAATCAATATCGGCCGCCGCGATCTCGGCAGCCTGCAACTGCGTACTGGATGCGAACTCTACGTGATGACGACCCTTTCGGGACATTCGGAAAAGCTGACCACGAACCTTCGAGCACCTGTGTTGCTAAACTTGGATCGTCGGCTCGGTTGCCAAGTCATTGCAGACAACGAATGGCCGATTCAACAACCGATGCCGTTATCAACCCAAGCGTCGCTGAGTTCATTGGTGGTCCAACGCCGAGCGGCTTAG